One genomic segment of Aliarcobacter cibarius includes these proteins:
- a CDS encoding protein disulfide oxidoreductase has translation MNEKIKKILRELIKYTVVIIIALNIVSYYNSLDLNKEKFDIKSFTLLDGSEYLLENEKPILINFWATWCPVCKLEEASIEKISKDFQVITIATQSGSNQEIKEYLKKNNLTFRVINDEDGSLGQRFNIKAYPTTFIYDKNLNLKFSEVGYSSYIGLYLRMKFSNF, from the coding sequence ATGAATGAAAAAATAAAAAAAATTCTTAGAGAACTTATAAAATACACTGTAGTAATCATAATTGCTTTAAATATTGTTAGCTACTACAATTCTCTTGATTTAAACAAAGAAAAATTTGATATTAAAAGTTTTACTTTATTAGATGGCAGTGAATATTTATTAGAAAACGAAAAGCCTATTTTAATAAACTTTTGGGCAACTTGGTGCCCAGTTTGTAAACTAGAAGAAGCAAGTATTGAAAAAATCTCTAAAGATTTTCAAGTAATAACTATTGCCACACAATCGGGAAGTAATCAAGAAATAAAAGAGTATTTAAAGAAAAACAATCTTACATTTAGAGTTATAAATGATGAAGATGGCTCTTTAGGACAAAGATTCAATATAAAAGCTTATCCAACTACTTTTATTTATGACAAAAATTTGAATCTAAAATTCAGTGAAGTTGGTTATAGCTCATATATTGGATTATATTTAAGAATGAAATTTAGTAACTTCTAA
- a CDS encoding TolC family protein, with amino-acid sequence MKKIYLSLLISHFCFAQTINFSEALKQSLGNSKDLKKQELNIQISKEDTNSITASNYGVLSLNSNISRTNHAGYVFMGKLSSREATFKDFGFSQMNEGINTTPKDLNYPGDRTAINNFVSYDLPLFTGFKLENYKDISKLQEKANEILYNLDKKNLEFEVLKAYNGAVLSKDYLKTMKNAQKNIEFIHNSALEFHKNGLVTKIDVNEAKVYMLNVNSKLVEAENNFNLSLAYLKFLTSNELISDVEGIQNIYFDFENEEELYKKALEKRDEVSLQKISIDANNKNIDIQKSSYYPQVFTHLEYGVNDNRFTSDQDKDYYMALLGISLIIFDGSRNALVEKAKLEELKSKLDYEKLKDGIKLELEKAMLNYKAKQAILKEKIEAKELANEVLNQAKLQYKNRLISMTTLINQETNYEKSQTMLLEAIYENSLALANLNLVLGKNIKTGEEK; translated from the coding sequence ATGAAGAAAATTTATCTAAGCTTATTAATTTCTCATTTTTGTTTTGCACAAACTATAAATTTTTCAGAAGCTTTAAAACAATCATTAGGAAATAGTAAAGATTTAAAAAAGCAAGAACTTAATATACAAATATCAAAAGAAGATACAAATAGTATTACTGCCTCAAACTATGGAGTTTTATCTCTGAACTCAAATATTAGCCGTACAAACCATGCTGGATATGTTTTTATGGGGAAATTATCTAGTAGAGAAGCTACTTTTAAAGATTTTGGGTTTTCTCAAATGAATGAAGGAATAAATACAACTCCAAAAGATTTAAATTATCCAGGTGATAGAACAGCTATAAATAACTTTGTAAGCTATGATTTACCTCTTTTTACAGGATTTAAACTAGAAAACTATAAAGATATTTCAAAATTACAAGAGAAAGCAAATGAAATTTTATATAATTTAGACAAAAAAAATTTAGAATTTGAAGTACTTAAAGCTTACAATGGTGCTGTATTAAGTAAAGACTATCTAAAAACTATGAAAAATGCTCAAAAAAATATTGAGTTCATTCACAACAGTGCACTAGAATTTCATAAAAATGGTCTTGTGACAAAAATTGATGTAAATGAAGCAAAAGTATATATGTTAAATGTAAATTCAAAACTAGTGGAAGCAGAAAATAACTTTAATTTATCACTAGCATATCTAAAATTTCTTACATCAAATGAATTAATCAGTGATGTAGAAGGAATTCAAAATATCTACTTTGATTTTGAAAATGAAGAAGAGCTATATAAAAAAGCTCTTGAAAAAAGAGATGAAGTATCTTTACAGAAAATTTCAATTGATGCAAATAATAAAAACATTGATATACAAAAAAGTTCATATTATCCACAAGTTTTCACTCATTTAGAATATGGTGTGAATGATAATAGATTTACATCTGATCAAGATAAAGATTACTATATGGCACTTTTAGGAATTAGCTTAATTATTTTTGATGGTTCAAGAAATGCATTAGTTGAAAAAGCTAAATTAGAAGAGTTAAAATCAAAGCTAGATTATGAAAAATTAAAAGATGGTATTAAATTAGAACTTGAAAAAGCAATGCTTAATTATAAAGCAAAACAAGCAATACTAAAAGAAAAAATAGAAGCAAAAGAGCTTGCAAATGAAGTTTTAAATCAAGCTAAACTTCAATATAAAAATAGATTAATCTCAATGACTACTTTGATTAATCAAGAGACAAACTATGAAAAAAGTCAAACTATGCTTTTAGAAGCCATTTATGAGAATTCTTTGGCACTTGCAAATTTGAATTTAGTTTTAGGTAAGAATATTAAAACAGGAGAAGAAAAATGA
- a CDS encoding efflux RND transporter permease subunit: MNEKNSNNLNIAGKIAKNFIEHPLTLILGVFILILGVFSLQIMPKEENPQIKVSGGVVIVALPDAKASEVQKIIIEPLEKKIREIKGVEHIYSFAKDSVGIVQVQFYIGEDKEQSNLKLYDQVMRNMDLMPKKAMQPIIKTMDIDTAIPIATVAFYSAKKEGSDILSQTELYNIVNPLTKEINRIDNVALVELKGEKKEQFNILVDINKLSSYNLSMAFIAKQIEALNFNTPNISNYTKNGEFTIFSIEKGIETIKDLENLIISYNFQTPIYLKDIAKIEKSYNIQNKKDAYIYTKNKSGKFEENNQITLMASKLKGSNSVTINEEIFQYLDSKKEDLAQKNVKFTITRDDGYTANNAVNALVKDLLISIVIISILLIFTLGFKEAMIVSLTVPMILSLTLFIGFLLGETVNRITLFALIVSLGMLVDAAIIVIENIHRHKKENPSLDIRIISINATNEIGNPTNIATIAIIMVFIPMFFVGGMMGEFMHPLPVFVSISLAVSLFIAYAFTPYFVNKFLGGKK; the protein is encoded by the coding sequence ATGAATGAAAAAAATAGTAATAATCTAAATATTGCTGGAAAAATTGCAAAAAATTTTATCGAACATCCATTAACTCTAATATTGGGAGTTTTTATTTTAATTTTGGGAGTTTTTTCTCTACAAATTATGCCAAAAGAAGAAAATCCACAAATAAAAGTAAGTGGAGGAGTTGTTATTGTAGCACTTCCAGATGCAAAAGCTAGTGAAGTCCAAAAGATAATAATAGAGCCTCTAGAGAAGAAAATAAGAGAGATTAAAGGAGTTGAACATATCTACTCTTTTGCAAAAGATAGCGTAGGAATCGTTCAAGTACAGTTTTATATTGGAGAAGACAAAGAACAATCAAATCTTAAACTTTATGACCAAGTTATGAGGAATATGGATTTAATGCCAAAAAAAGCAATGCAACCAATAATAAAAACTATGGATATAGATACAGCAATTCCAATAGCAACAGTTGCATTTTATAGTGCAAAAAAAGAGGGTTCTGACATCTTAAGTCAAACAGAACTTTATAATATTGTAAATCCTTTAACGAAAGAGATTAATAGAATAGATAATGTAGCTTTAGTAGAGTTAAAAGGTGAAAAAAAAGAACAATTTAATATTTTAGTTGATATAAATAAACTAAGCTCATATAACTTATCTATGGCTTTTATAGCAAAACAAATTGAGGCTTTAAATTTCAATACTCCAAATATTTCAAACTATACAAAAAATGGTGAATTTACTATTTTTTCAATTGAAAAAGGAATTGAAACGATAAAAGATTTAGAAAATCTAATAATTTCATATAATTTTCAAACTCCAATATATCTAAAAGATATTGCAAAAATAGAAAAATCATATAACATCCAAAATAAAAAAGATGCTTACATTTATACAAAAAATAAATCAGGAAAATTTGAAGAAAACAATCAAATTACGCTTATGGCTTCAAAATTAAAAGGTTCAAATTCGGTAACAATAAATGAAGAAATTTTTCAGTATTTAGATAGTAAAAAAGAAGATTTAGCACAAAAAAATGTTAAGTTTACAATTACAAGAGATGATGGATATACAGCAAATAATGCTGTAAATGCTTTGGTAAAAGACCTTTTAATCTCAATTGTAATAATCTCAATTTTACTTATATTTACTCTTGGATTTAAAGAAGCCATGATAGTTTCTTTAACTGTTCCTATGATTTTATCTTTAACTCTGTTTATTGGATTTTTACTTGGTGAAACTGTAAATAGAATAACACTTTTTGCACTTATAGTATCTCTTGGAATGCTTGTTGATGCTGCAATTATAGTAATTGAAAATATTCATAGGCATAAAAAAGAAAATCCTAGTTTAGATATAAGAATAATTAGTATAAATGCTACAAATGAAATAGGAAATCCTACAAATATAGCAACAATAGCTATTATTATGGTATTTATACCTATGTTCTTCGTTGGTGGTATGATGGGAGAATTCATGCACCCTCTTCCTGTTTTTGTATCAATTTCTTTAGCTGTTTCGCTATTTATTGCATACGCATTTACTCCATATTTTGTAAATAAGTTTTTAGGTGGTAAAAAATGA
- a CDS encoding ABC-F family ATP-binding cassette domain-containing protein, protein MVQTVNLKKAFGARVLFSEINLKLDSGKRYGLIGANGAGKTTFLKILSGQEEATEGEVQIQNGKKVGVLSQNQFAYENFTIFDAVLIGNKRLYDTVKEKEELYMSPEFTDEVNNRLAELEIICCEEDPTYEYDIKITKILEDLGFPSSTHQNLMSTLTGGDKVKVLLAQVLFPRPDILFLDEPTNNLDIDTIGWLENQLQHHDGTMVVISHDRHFLNAVCTNILDVDFKKIREFSGTYDDWYIASTLIAKQQQADVNKKQKEKEELEKFIARFSANASKAKQATSRQKQLDKLDIQAIEVSSRRDPSIIFRQKREVGKELLSVKNICKSYGDKVVLKDVSFTLEKGDKIALIGPNGVGKTTLCEILMDNLKADSGEVLWGATIQNSYFPQNTTDIINGDFTLYDWLRGFDREADIGEIRNCLGRMLFNGQEQEKKVDSCSGGEKHRMMLSKIMLEQGNFLVLDEPTNHLDLEAIIALGEGLHQYAGSVICVSHDRELLDAYANRIIEIQPDGTIIDFKGSYEEFMETKVS, encoded by the coding sequence ATGGTTCAAACAGTTAATTTAAAAAAAGCATTTGGTGCAAGAGTACTTTTCTCTGAAATTAATTTAAAGCTCGATTCTGGAAAAAGATATGGTTTAATCGGGGCAAATGGAGCTGGAAAAACTACTTTTTTAAAAATTCTTTCAGGACAAGAAGAAGCTACTGAAGGTGAAGTGCAAATTCAAAATGGAAAAAAAGTAGGAGTTTTATCTCAAAATCAATTTGCATATGAGAATTTTACTATCTTTGATGCAGTTTTGATTGGAAATAAAAGATTATATGATACAGTAAAAGAAAAAGAAGAGCTTTATATGAGCCCTGAATTTACTGATGAAGTTAATAATAGATTAGCAGAATTAGAGATTATTTGTTGTGAAGAAGATCCAACTTATGAATACGATATTAAAATTACAAAAATTCTTGAAGATTTAGGATTTCCATCTTCAACTCACCAAAATTTAATGAGTACTTTAACAGGTGGTGATAAAGTTAAAGTTCTTTTAGCACAAGTTCTTTTCCCAAGACCTGATATTTTATTCCTAGATGAGCCTACGAACAATCTTGATATAGATACTATTGGTTGGTTAGAAAATCAACTTCAACATCATGATGGAACGATGGTAGTTATCTCTCACGATAGACACTTCTTAAATGCAGTTTGTACAAATATTTTAGATGTTGATTTCAAAAAAATTAGAGAGTTTAGTGGAACATATGATGATTGGTATATTGCTTCTACATTAATTGCAAAACAACAACAAGCTGATGTTAATAAAAAACAAAAAGAGAAAGAAGAACTTGAGAAATTTATTGCTAGATTTAGTGCAAATGCTTCGAAAGCAAAACAAGCAACTTCAAGACAAAAACAGTTAGATAAATTAGATATTCAAGCAATTGAAGTATCAAGTAGAAGAGATCCTTCTATTATTTTCAGACAAAAAAGAGAAGTAGGAAAAGAGTTATTAAGTGTAAAAAACATTTGTAAATCTTACGGAGATAAAGTTGTATTAAAAGATGTTTCATTTACATTAGAAAAAGGTGATAAAATTGCTCTAATAGGACCAAATGGAGTTGGAAAAACAACACTTTGTGAAATTTTAATGGATAATTTAAAAGCTGATAGTGGAGAAGTTTTATGGGGTGCAACTATTCAAAACTCTTATTTCCCACAAAATACAACAGACATTATAAATGGTGATTTTACTTTATATGACTGGTTAAGAGGTTTTGATAGAGAAGCTGATATTGGTGAAATTAGAAATTGTTTAGGAAGAATGCTATTCAACGGTCAAGAACAAGAAAAAAAAGTAGATTCTTGTTCAGGAGGAGAAAAGCATAGAATGATGTTATCTAAAATCATGCTAGAACAAGGAAACTTCTTAGTTTTAGATGAACCTACAAACCATCTTGATTTAGAGGCTATTATTGCATTAGGAGAAGGATTACATCAATATGCAGGTTCTGTTATTTGTGTATCTCACGATAGAGAGTTACTAGATGCTTATGCAAATAGAATAATAGAAATTCAACCAGATGGAACTATCATTGACTTTAAAGGTAGTTATGAGGAGTTTATGGAGACAAAAGTTTCATAA
- the argC gene encoding N-acetyl-gamma-glutamyl-phosphate reductase codes for MKFKVFVDGQHGTTGLKIHEMLENRDEIELLTIAEKDKKNIKKRKELLNSADLVFLCLPDVASKESVSLIENENVKVIDASTAFRTDKNWVYGIPELTSKQRDKIKNSKRVCVPGCHASGLIVAMKPLVKNKIISKKHKLICHSITGFSGGGSSMISDYENGDFEIIGGQRPYALNLNHKHLPEMKHVLKLKKAPIFTPSVGNFKQGMLVISYLEKENLKKKNVSKDDLLKLYKDYYNNELFIKIIENNDEYLDNGFLNPMKCNNTNSLEISIYENETDLVIISRLDNLGKGASGAAIQCMNIMLGLEERKGLNIAKN; via the coding sequence ATGAAATTTAAAGTATTTGTAGATGGGCAACATGGAACAACAGGTTTAAAAATCCATGAGATGCTTGAAAATAGAGATGAAATAGAACTTTTAACAATAGCTGAAAAAGACAAAAAGAATATAAAAAAAAGAAAAGAGCTTTTAAATAGCGCTGATTTAGTATTTTTATGCCTTCCTGATGTTGCATCAAAAGAGTCAGTTAGCCTAATTGAAAATGAGAATGTAAAAGTAATTGATGCAAGTACTGCTTTTAGAACAGATAAAAATTGGGTATATGGAATACCTGAACTAACATCTAAACAAAGAGATAAAATAAAGAATTCAAAAAGAGTGTGTGTTCCTGGTTGTCATGCAAGTGGTTTAATAGTTGCGATGAAACCTTTAGTAAAAAATAAAATAATTAGCAAAAAACACAAACTAATTTGTCACTCAATTACTGGATTTAGTGGTGGTGGTAGTTCAATGATAAGTGATTATGAAAATGGAGATTTTGAAATTATTGGAGGACAAAGACCTTATGCTTTAAATTTAAATCATAAACATCTTCCTGAAATGAAACATGTTTTAAAACTAAAAAAAGCTCCTATATTTACACCTAGTGTTGGAAATTTCAAACAAGGTATGCTAGTAATTTCTTACTTAGAAAAAGAAAATTTAAAGAAAAAAAATGTATCAAAAGATGATTTACTAAAATTATATAAAGATTATTATAACAACGAACTATTTATTAAAATAATAGAAAATAATGATGAATACCTAGATAATGGTTTTTTAAATCCAATGAAATGTAACAATACAAACAGTTTAGAAATTTCAATTTATGAAAATGAAACTGACTTAGTAATAATATCAAGACTTGATAATCTAGGAAAAGGTGCTAGTGGTGCTGCTATTCAATGTATGAATATTATGTTAGGACTTGAAGAGAGAAAAGGTCTAAATATAGCAAAAAACTGA
- a CDS encoding SDR family oxidoreductase, with the protein MKVLLTGSTGYIGRRLKQKLLNDENIELSLLVRNKKSVSSLNKNIKIIEGDTFNKDSLREALKNIEIAYYLIHSLSNENYKDLDKISAQNFLEIANECGVKRIIYLGELGVKNENTSEHLLSRIETGEILSSNKNIQTIWLRAGVIIGSGSASFEIIRNLVEKLPIMTTPKWVDTKAQPISVNDVLSYLHNSLYLDAERSLIVDVGSEQLSYKNMMLKTAKVLGLKRYLITFPFMSINLSSYWLNLFTPVNFKVAKALIEGLKSEVIIQNDNAKKYFPNTIPISYEDAVKNAIKEIENNQVISRWNDKGDGVWEKNPQNEISKAIFIDRRELDISNLDTSKVYQSFISIGGENGWFDFDFLWEIRGIIDKLVGGVGLKRGRRSQCDLRISDCLDFWKVVDLKENERLLLYAQMKLPGEAWLEFKIKDNKLIQSAYFYPRGVFGRLYWYSLVPLHYFIFNNMIKSIVKKAKNITS; encoded by the coding sequence ATGAAAGTATTACTTACAGGTTCAACAGGATATATTGGTAGAAGATTAAAACAAAAACTACTAAATGATGAAAATATAGAGCTATCTCTTTTAGTTAGAAATAAAAAAAGTGTATCTTCTTTAAATAAAAATATAAAAATCATTGAAGGTGATACTTTTAATAAAGATTCTCTAAGAGAAGCTCTGAAAAACATAGAAATCGCGTATTATTTAATTCACTCTTTAAGTAACGAAAACTACAAAGATCTAGACAAAATTTCAGCTCAAAATTTTTTAGAAATCGCAAATGAATGTGGCGTTAAAAGAATCATCTATTTAGGTGAATTAGGTGTAAAAAACGAAAATACAAGTGAACACTTGTTAAGTCGTATTGAAACTGGAGAAATTTTAAGTTCAAATAAAAATATTCAAACAATTTGGCTTAGAGCTGGGGTAATTATTGGTTCAGGAAGTGCTAGCTTCGAAATTATTAGAAATTTAGTTGAAAAACTTCCTATTATGACAACTCCAAAATGGGTAGACACAAAAGCTCAACCAATATCTGTAAATGATGTTTTATCTTATCTTCATAACTCTTTATATCTAGATGCAGAAAGAAGTTTAATTGTTGATGTTGGAAGTGAACAATTAAGCTATAAAAATATGATGTTAAAAACTGCAAAAGTACTAGGTTTAAAAAGATATTTGATTACTTTTCCATTTATGAGTATAAATCTCTCTTCTTATTGGTTAAATCTTTTTACACCTGTAAATTTTAAAGTTGCAAAAGCTTTAATTGAAGGTCTTAAATCAGAAGTAATTATTCAAAATGATAATGCAAAAAAATATTTCCCAAATACTATTCCAATTTCCTATGAAGATGCTGTAAAAAATGCTATCAAAGAGATAGAAAATAATCAAGTAATTAGTAGATGGAATGACAAAGGAGATGGAGTTTGGGAAAAAAATCCTCAAAATGAGATATCAAAAGCTATTTTTATAGATAGAAGAGAATTAGATATTTCAAATTTAGATACTTCAAAAGTTTATCAATCATTTATAAGTATTGGTGGTGAAAATGGTTGGTTTGATTTTGACTTTTTATGGGAGATAAGAGGAATTATTGATAAATTAGTTGGTGGAGTTGGATTAAAAAGAGGAAGAAGAAGCCAATGTGATTTAAGAATTAGTGATTGTTTGGATTTTTGGAAAGTTGTTGATTTAAAAGAGAATGAAAGACTTTTACTTTATGCTCAAATGAAACTTCCAGGAGAAGCTTGGCTTGAATTTAAAATCAAAGATAACAAACTAATCCAATCTGCATATTTTTATCCAAGAGGAGTTTTTGGAAGATTATATTGGTATTCTTTAGTTCCTTTACACTATTTTATATTTAATAATATGATAAAAAGTATTGTAAAAAAGGCTAAAAACATTACTTCATAA
- a CDS encoding DsbA family protein, translating into MQNKKLVLLSTIIILAIFFVGIYIYQNKESEKYINLSKEQSTLFQRDYSFVVGNKDAKVQLVEFFDPACETCALFHPHVKEILKNNDEKIKLVLRYAPFHENSDYAVMILEAAREQGLFLDVLDFMFDTQDYWVKHHKVNIKDLWDILPNVKGLDMQKIKEFIDTKKADSIIKQDLEDAKALGANKTPSYFVNGKPLQEFGLENLKKLINSEL; encoded by the coding sequence ATGCAAAATAAAAAGCTAGTTTTGCTATCAACAATTATAATTTTGGCAATATTTTTTGTTGGAATTTATATCTACCAAAACAAAGAGTCAGAAAAATATATTAATTTATCAAAAGAACAATCAACACTTTTTCAAAGAGATTACTCATTTGTAGTAGGAAATAAAGATGCAAAAGTTCAATTAGTTGAATTTTTTGATCCAGCTTGTGAAACGTGTGCATTATTTCATCCTCATGTAAAAGAGATATTAAAAAACAATGATGAAAAAATTAAGTTAGTTCTTAGATACGCGCCTTTTCATGAAAATTCAGATTATGCAGTAATGATTTTAGAAGCAGCAAGAGAACAAGGATTATTTTTAGATGTATTAGATTTTATGTTTGATACTCAAGATTATTGGGTAAAACATCACAAAGTTAATATAAAAGATTTATGGGATATCTTACCAAATGTAAAAGGTCTTGATATGCAAAAAATAAAAGAGTTTATAGATACTAAAAAAGCTGATTCAATCATTAAACAAGATTTAGAAGATGCAAAAGCATTAGGAGCAAATAAAACTCCATCTTATTTTGTAAATGGAAAACCATTACAAGAATTTGGATTAGAAAATCTTAAAAAGCTTATTAATTCAGAGTTATAA
- a CDS encoding efflux RND transporter permease subunit, which produces MSLEKIVLDILNSKKKIFLVYFITLVLFVLAILSFPTNILKAKMLPDKDSDSFSIYIDLKDGSSKYDTKKVVDCVIKNLENEENILNISAFLSQGQPIDFAGMVKQSSLKDKESQAELMINIKRFKDRDITSYNLVNILREKVQNSCQKDETIIKFIQLPAGPPVLSSLVAEIYGGNSFNSRRDFTIEVANIFKNQNTLVDIDILTSEDFKTYILNINSSKAIMSGIDLEHLKSTLYLAFEGMEIAVVNDKDAQSQIPIFLRLDDSKKLNDNSKEALNLKLNSLKIINNMGQMISISELVSIKESIKEPVVTSKNLKPLINVIAETSNDSQIYPLLNSREEMIEKFSNKYEIIKTNMLNLSFVHKDTKERFDLVFDGELQVTIDTFIDLGTAFIVALILIFLLMVMYYKNFALSGAIVLSSFISIIGVIFAHIIMDIFTKDIFYLTATSLIGFIALIGINSRNSTLIIDFAKQLVIEEKLEVNQAIARAAATRSKPIILTVLVLVFASSLIANDAVFGGLGVALIGGTLISYVVSMFFVPVVIKNSLRKIVNE; this is translated from the coding sequence ATGAGTCTAGAAAAAATAGTTTTAGATATTTTAAATAGCAAAAAGAAGATATTTTTAGTTTATTTTATCACTTTAGTTCTCTTTGTATTAGCAATTTTATCTTTTCCAACAAATATTTTAAAAGCAAAAATGCTTCCAGATAAAGATTCTGATAGTTTCTCAATCTATATTGATTTAAAAGATGGTTCTAGCAAATATGATACAAAAAAAGTAGTTGATTGTGTTATAAAAAATCTTGAAAATGAAGAGAATATTTTAAATATTTCAGCTTTTTTATCTCAAGGTCAACCTATAGATTTTGCAGGAATGGTTAAACAAAGTTCACTAAAAGATAAAGAATCTCAAGCTGAACTTATGATAAATATTAAAAGATTTAAAGATAGAGATATTACAAGTTATAACTTAGTAAACATTCTTAGAGAAAAAGTTCAAAATAGTTGTCAAAAAGATGAAACAATAATAAAATTTATTCAACTTCCAGCAGGTCCTCCTGTTTTATCTTCACTTGTTGCTGAAATTTATGGAGGAAATAGCTTTAATTCTAGAAGAGATTTTACAATAGAAGTTGCAAACATATTTAAAAATCAAAATACTTTAGTAGATATTGATATTCTTACAAGTGAAGATTTTAAAACTTATATTTTAAATATAAATAGCAGTAAAGCAATTATGAGTGGTATCGATTTAGAACATTTAAAATCAACTTTATATCTTGCATTTGAAGGTATGGAGATAGCTGTTGTAAACGATAAGGATGCACAAAGCCAAATCCCAATATTTTTAAGACTTGATGATAGCAAAAAATTAAACGATAATTCAAAAGAAGCTTTAAACTTAAAATTAAACAGTCTAAAAATTATAAATAATATGGGACAAATGATTAGTATTTCAGAACTAGTTTCTATTAAAGAAAGTATCAAAGAACCAGTTGTTACATCAAAGAATTTAAAGCCTTTAATAAATGTAATAGCAGAAACTTCAAATGATAGCCAAATCTACCCTCTTTTAAATTCAAGAGAAGAGATGATTGAAAAATTCTCAAATAAATATGAAATTATAAAAACCAATATGCTAAACCTTTCATTTGTACATAAAGATACAAAAGAGAGATTTGATTTAGTTTTTGATGGAGAATTACAAGTTACTATTGACACTTTCATTGATTTAGGTACAGCTTTTATAGTAGCCTTAATCTTAATTTTTTTACTTATGGTTATGTATTATAAAAATTTTGCTTTAAGTGGTGCAATAGTTCTTTCAAGTTTTATTTCAATTATTGGAGTGATTTTTGCTCATATCATTATGGATATTTTTACAAAAGATATCTTTTATCTTACAGCAACATCACTTATTGGATTTATAGCATTGATTGGAATAAACTCTAGAAACTCAACTTTGATTATTGATTTTGCAAAACAGTTAGTTATTGAAGAGAAACTTGAGGTTAATCAAGCTATTGCAAGAGCAGCAGCAACAAGATCAAAACCAATAATTTTAACTGTTTTAGTTTTAGTTTTTGCAAGTAGTCTTATAGCAAATGATGCAGTTTTTGGTGGACTTGGAGTTGCACTTATTGGAGGAACATTAATCTCTTATGTGGTTTCTATGTTTTTTGTACCTGTTGTTATAAAAAATAGTTTAAGAAAGATTGTCAATGAATGA
- a CDS encoding efflux RND transporter periplasmic adaptor subunit, producing MKKFIVLALLITNIFANIIELDGVTESQNEKIISSKMMGYITKVNVNEGDSVKKGDILYEIDSTGITHDSDILKSQVKTLELNLKRYKNLLDQDLVSKYEYEQLELNLLTARTKLNELNANFSYLKVKAPNDALVIKKSIKEGEMAMPGMPHLILTDLNSLIIKANIAESNLKNIKLNQEVDIEIPSLEFKTKGKIVAIYPNTVANAHSFVIKIDFDKKDFQIYPSMYSKISINLDKKDE from the coding sequence ATGAAAAAATTTATAGTTTTAGCACTTTTAATAACAAATATTTTCGCAAATATTATAGAACTAGATGGAGTAACTGAATCTCAAAATGAAAAAATAATCTCTAGTAAAATGATGGGATACATTACAAAAGTAAATGTAAATGAAGGGGATAGTGTAAAAAAAGGAGATATTTTATACGAAATTGATTCAACAGGAATTACACATGATAGTGATATTTTAAAAAGTCAAGTTAAAACTCTTGAACTTAATCTAAAAAGATATAAAAATTTATTAGACCAAGATTTAGTTTCAAAATATGAATATGAACAGTTAGAATTAAATTTACTTACAGCAAGAACGAAACTAAATGAATTAAATGCAAACTTTAGCTATCTAAAAGTAAAAGCTCCTAATGATGCTTTAGTAATTAAAAAATCTATTAAAGAAGGTGAAATGGCAATGCCAGGAATGCCTCATCTTATTTTAACTGATTTAAATTCACTAATAATAAAAGCAAATATTGCTGAATCAAATCTAAAAAATATTAAATTAAATCAAGAAGTGGATATAGAAATACCATCTTTAGAATTTAAAACAAAAGGGAAAATAGTTGCAATTTACCCAAATACTGTAGCAAATGCTCACTCATTTGTAATAAAAATAGATTTTGATAAAAAAGATTTCCAAATCTATCCATCAATGTATTCAAAAATATCTATAAATTTGGATAAAAAAGATGAATGA